The following coding sequences are from one Salvia hispanica cultivar TCC Black 2014 chromosome 3, UniMelb_Shisp_WGS_1.0, whole genome shotgun sequence window:
- the LOC125214835 gene encoding protein MLN51 homolog has product MAAEVEYESDPEEAKLSLKMRRREASDDEEEAEGGGKPPRRIDSDGESEGAAAEYEEELDEEEEDYDLDEEDIGKEVAEVVAVEREESESERERNFEGNDDAGENNDGDNNAGDGEHEEEKKEVEPFSVPTAGAFYMHDDRFRDNAGGRNRRTLGGRKLWESQSQDDRKWGHDKFEELTMQERHHEQGRRGARGRHRGRGRNRNRATDPGFAQVNRPEEYINNSTENNNYQGSAPKGVRGRGLRRYQPSFKNNNDSPATQNKYPGKSVEKHSHVSSRRSSEPVSNAKPDVVPRKQVASNLNIASPPFYPTGSSTKDNTAPPKRDVHASTVNRGQQPVVGENFTMSQSTATMRGKNIVDSTGQPQLRGQGRGPGSFTQMAYQPVVSNNQHNRVPLPNQQQNVQRNSGQIRAQSSLQGSSQQFKQRVPSNSQAFSPPKAAGSVNTSESGDVESASELNQPKTALIAKGKGSAPGSTKGSFLYGGAQVMGSSASMGSGPGDQNFPAFLPVMQFGGQHPGGIGVPAVGMAFPGYVGQPQLGGLGSSEMTWLPVLAGAAGALGAAGALGATYCPPYLTVDGSYNARPSGQASSTEAASSKENSSATKGPSQRPDLANDDFGQRQKNPRRYTEMKFDQ; this is encoded by the exons ATGGCGGCGGAGGTTGAGTACGAGAGCGATCCGGAGGAGGCGAAGTTGTCGCTGAAGATGCGGCGGAGGGAGGCGAGCGACGACGAAGAAGAGGCGGAGGGAGGGGGGAAACCGCCGCGGAGGATTGACTCGGACGGGGAATCTGAAGGTGCGGCGGCGGAGTATGAGGAGGAGTTggatgaagaagaggaggattATGATTTGGATGAGGAGGATATAGGTAAAGAGGTTGCGGAGGTGGTGGCGgtggagagagaggagagtgAGAGTGAGAGGGAAAGAAATTTTGAGGGGAATGACGATGCAGGTGAAAATAATGATGGGGATAACAATGCTGGTGATGGGGAGCATGAGGAAGAGAAGAAGGAAGTAGAGCCCTTCTCTGTGCCGACTGCTGGGGCATTTTACATGCACGATGACAGATTTCGAGACAATGCTGGCGGGCGAAATAG GAGAACCCTTGGAGGAAGAAAATTGTGGGAGTCTCAGTCTCAAGATGATAGGAAATGGGGGCACGATAAGTTTGAAGAGCTGACTATGCAGGAAAGGCATCATGAACAG GGTAGAAGGGGTGCTAGGGGACGCCATAGGGGCCGGGGCCGCAATAGAAATAGAGCCACAGATCCTGGATTTGCACAAGTAAACCGACCCGAAGAATACATTAATAACAGCACAGAGAATAATAATTATCAGGGCAGTGCTCCCAAGGGTGTTAGGGGACGAGGGCTTCGAAGATATCAACCATCCTTTAAGAACAACAATGACTCTCCAGCTACACAAAACAAATA cCCTGGGAAATCGGTTGAAAAGCATTCCCATGTCAGTTCTCGAAGGAGTAGTGAACCTGTATCTAATGCAAAACCTGATGTAGTTCCTAGAAAACAAGTAGCCTCCAATTTGAACATTGCTTCCCCTCCATTTTATCCTACTGGTTCTTCCACAAAGGATAACACTGCACCCCCTAAGAGGGATGTCCATGCTAGTACAGTTAATCGTGGCCAGCAACCAGTGGTGGGTGAGAATTTTACTATGTCGCAGTCTACTGCTACAATGCGAGGAAAAAATATAGTGGATTCCACTGGTCAACCTCAGTTAAGGGGCCAAGGAAGAGGACCAGGTTCCTTCACACAGATGGCTTACCAACCAGTTGTCTCTAATAACCAACATAACAGGGTTCCACTGCCTAACCAGCAACAAAATGTTCAGAGGAATTCTGGTCAAATTCGTGCTCAGTCTTCTCTGCAAGGTTCTTCCCAGCAGTTTAAGCAACGTGTGCCCAGTAATTCACAAGCATTCTCTCCACCTAAAGCTGCTGGTTCTGTAAATACATCTGAATCTGGGGATGTGGAATCTGCTTCTGAATTAAATCAGCCTAAGACTGCATTGATTGCTAAAGGAAAAGGGAGTGCTCCCGGCAGCACTAAGGGCTCGTTCCTATATGGTGGAGCTCAGGTTATGGGATCCTCTGCCAGTATGGGCAGTGGCCCCGGTGATCAAAACTTCCCAGCTTTCTTACCTG TCATGCAATTTGGAGGCCAGCACCCTGGGGGAATTGGTGTTCCTGCTGTTGGCATGGCCTTTCCTGGATATGTTGGTCAACCACAACTTGGCGGTCTAGGGAGTTCCGAAATGACTTG GCTTCCTGTTTTAGCGGGTGCTGCTGGAGCACTGGGTGCTGCTGGGGCGTTAGGTGCAACATATTGTCCGCCATATTTAACTGTTGATGGTTCATATAATGCTCGGCCTTCTGGGCAGGCATCTTCCACAGAAGCTGCTTCAAG CAAAGAGAATAGCAGTGCAACAAAAGGTCCTTCACAGAGGCCTG ATCTTGCAAATGATGATTTCGGGCAGAGGCAAAAGAACCCTCGCAG ATATACGGAGATGAAGTTTGACCAGTGA
- the LOC125209405 gene encoding putative oxidoreductase TDA3, with amino-acid sequence MASFPPSSLFRNQARHPIPDPIKLSSSQIMDPQNPPKRVIVCGGGIIGVCTAYFLSKKGAAVTVVEQSSIACAASGKAGGFLALDWCDGGPVSPLARASFNLHRSLAEELNGAESYGYRHLTTLGLSIAEATSSRSKRPAPIVPPWVDGAAKSPKIIGTTETTAQVHPQLFTKTLLAKAVEDYGVEVVIGRVESVEAAGGAAKAVALVDGRRIEGDAVVLALGPWSGKFGLLKSFFNVTGLKAHSIVLEPRDPCAISAHALFLTYYSAQGGRPMDPEVYPRPTGEVYICGMSAEAEVPDEVEQIAAVPESIAVLKTVAGSVSSQLSEGEATVKAEQACILPCTDDTVPVIGEVPTLKGCYVATGHSCWGILNGPATGAAVAELVLDGRAAIVDLAPFSPVRFLST; translated from the exons atgGCATCATTTCCCCCCTCGTCTCTCTTCCGGAACCAAGCCCGACACCCCATACCCGACCCGATTAAGCTCTCCTCCTCACAAATCATGGATCCTCAAAATCCGCCCAAAAGAGTAATCGTCTGCGGCGGCGGAATCATCGGCGTCTGCACCGCCTACTTCCTATCCAAAAAAGGCGCCGCCGTCACGGTCGTCGAGCAATCCTCAATCGCCTGCGCCGCCTCCGGCAAGGCCGGCGGATTCCTCGCCCTCGACTGGTGCGATGGCGGCCCCGTCTCCCCCCTCGCACGCGCCAGCTTCAATCTTCACCGCTCACTCGCCGAAGAGCTAAACGGCGCGGAATCGTACGGATATCGCCACCTCACCACCCTCGGCCTATCAATCGCCGAAGCGACGTCGTCCCGATCGAAGAGGCCCGCGCCAATTGTACCGCCTTGGGTCGACGGGGCAGCGAAAAGCCCTAAAATTATCGGGACGACGGAGACCACGGCGCAGGTGCACCCGCAGCTCTTCACTAAGACGCTGCTGGCGAAGGCCGTGGAGGATTACGGAGTGGAGGTCGTTATCGGAAGAGTAGAGAGCGTAGAGGCGGCGGGTGGAGCGGCGAAGGCGGTGGCTCTGGTGGATGGGCGGCGGATTGAGGGCGATGCGGTGGTTTTGGCGCTTGGGCCGTGGAGTGGAAAGTTTGGGCTTTTGAAATCCTTTTTTAATGTTACTGGGCTTAAGGCCCATAGTATTGTGTTGGAGCCCAGAGATCCTTGTGCGATTTCGGCCCATGCATTGTTTCTCACTTACTATTCGGCCCAAGGTGGAAGGCCCATGGACCCGGAGGTGTATCCTCGGCCCACAG GGGAAGTGTACATATGTGGGATGTCAGCAGAGGCAGAGGTGCCGGATGAGGTGGAGCAGATAGCTGCGGTGCCGGAGTCTATCGCGGTGCTGAAGACGGTGGCTGGGAGTGTGTCGAGCCAGTTATCGGAAGGTGAGGCCACGGTGAAGGCGGAACAGGCGTGCATCTTGCCCTGCACCGATGACACTGTGCCTGTGATCGGGGAAGTTCCGACCCTCAAGGGATGTTATGTGGCGACGGGCCATAGTTGTTGGGGCATTCTCAACGGCCCGGCCACCGGCGCCGCTGTGGCCGAGCTTGTGTTAGATGGCCGTGCTGCTATTGTTGATCTCGCACCGTTTAGTCCTGTTAGGTTTCTTTCCACATGA